In Oncorhynchus gorbuscha isolate QuinsamMale2020 ecotype Even-year linkage group LG08, OgorEven_v1.0, whole genome shotgun sequence, one genomic interval encodes:
- the LOC124041390 gene encoding serine racemase-like — translation MNFAAQFIYANYAGDGSPRRVGFNDSENDPFWQSEEQRLGPTKQGCSTSSKSTCNKDAPVCNGVAGWRPTLIHPERLKDFGIEEEECLNGKVKTFETKVVGAPEIQLMDPPKTNKKRGSERNAVPPPKPEYLRFEDISAAAFKIQSAMQKTPCTYSRLSKQYGMEIFLKKELLHYTGSVKERGVLYLLTSLNQEQQKKGVIVAKDCSFSMAVAHHAVELRIPVFVIMPASCAQPHLRVYRDYGAMVISYGSTARDSLNHARHLAKENGYLCLEEDDSAVYLAGLGTVGMEIYEQVPKLDAVIVPTGGQCSLLVSTAAAIKHLNSRITVIGVEPEGFPLLLQSLKTGSPVASELYNVPNRKLYGDLFEHSLGTHTFQLAKKYVDKVVTVREEDSLVAMLRFQEFERSTVDTEGAMGLAAILAGQLPELKGKRVAVVVSSANMELDLIRQCVDRALVLDDRVSKFTVQLGDFPGDMAKLLDMLAREDIKLLDICHRRHSDKGDLFKAQVECVVETRDKTQSTQLRRILSERYPTRHWLDR, via the exons ATGAACTTTGCCGCCCAGTTCATCTACGCCAACTACGCTGGTGATGGATCGCCCAGGAGAGTGGGATTCAACGACAGTGAGAATGACCCCTTCTGGCAGAG cGAGGAGCAGCGTCTTGGGCCAACCAAACAGGGCTGCTCCACCTCCTCCAAGAGTACCTGCAACAAGGACGCCCCCGTCTGTAACGGGGTTGCGGGCTGGCGGCCCACCCTTATCCACCCAGAGCGCCTGAAGGACTTTGGtattgaggaggaggagtgccTCAATGGGAAAGTCAAAACGTTTGAGACCAAGGTGGTGGGCGCCCCTGAGATCCAGCTAATGGACCCACCCAAGACTAACAAGAAGAGAGGCAGCGAGCGCAATGCAGTCCCACCACCCAAGCCTGAGTACCTCCGCTTCGAGGACATCAGTGCTGCAGCCTTCAAAATCCAGTCAGCGATGCAGAAGACCCCTTGTACG TATTCCAGACTGTCCAAACAGTATGGCATGGAGATCTTCCTAAAGAAGGAGCTCCTCCACTACACAGGCTCCGTAAAGGAGAGAGGCGTTTTATACCTACTCACCTCCCTCAACCAG GAGCAGCAGAAGAAGGGGGTGATCGTAGCTAAAGACTGTAGTTTCTCCATGGCCGTGGCTCACCATGCGGTGGAGTTGAGGATCCCAGTGTTTGTCATCATGCCAGCCAGCTGTGCCCAGCCCCACCTCAGGGTGTACCGAGACTACGGCGCCATGGTCATCTCCTATGGTAGTACCGCCAGGGACTCCCTGAACCACGCCCGCCACCTGGCCAAGGAGAACGGATACCTCTGCCTGGAAGA gGATGATAGTGCTGTGTACTTAGCAGGGCTGGGCACAGTAGGCATGGAGATCTATGAGCAGGTGCCCAAACTAGATGCAGTCATTGTGCCCACAGGTGGGCAGTGTAGTCTACTGGTCAGCACAGCAGCAGCCATCAAACACCTCAACTCACGCATCACTGTCATA GGAGTTGAACCAGAAGGATTCCCGCTGCTACTACAGTCCCTCAAAACAGGCAGCCCAGTGGCTAGTGAACTTTACAACGTCCCCAACAGGAAGCTTTATGGAG ATCTATTTGAGCACTCACTGGGGACCCACACCTTCCAGTTGGCTAAGAAATATGTGGACAAAGTCGTTACTGTCAG AGAAGAGGACTCTCTGGTAGCCATGCTGAGGTTCCAGGAGTTTGAACGCTCCACAGTGGACACAGAGGGAGCCATGGGACTAGCGGCCATCTTGGCTGGGCAACTACCAGAGCTAAAGGGCAAAAG GGTAGCTGTGGTGGTCAGCAGTGCTAACATGGAGTTGGACCTGATCAGACAGTGTGTTGACCGCGCCCTGGTTCTGGATGACCGAGTCAGCAAGTTTACAGTGCAGCTGGGGGACTTTCCGGGGGACATGGCCAAGCTACTGGACATGCTGGCAAGAGAGGACATCAA gctgttGGATATTTGCCACCGGAGACACAGTGACAAAGGCGATCTCTTCAAGGCCCAG GTGGAGTGTGTAGTGGAGACCAGGGATAAGACACAGAGCACTCAGCTCCGCAGGATACTGTCTGAGCGCTACCCCACACGACACTGGCTGGACCGGTGA